The following are from one region of the Rhizobacter sp. AJA081-3 genome:
- a CDS encoding SAM-dependent methyltransferase translates to MTEPVGRLYLVPNALDFGIDGASEAVPLDEVLPLGVIRIAARLDHWVAENARSTRAFLKRVGHIVPLARPLQQIEIVELPRPAKGGKSAATPDLSPLLASARGGADLGLISEAGLPAVADPGAALVQAAHAQGLEVIALPGPSSLLLALAASGLNGQSFAFVGYLPVDAAERTARIRELEALSRRTQQTQIVIETPYRNGALLEALLAHLQPATRVSVSCGLTAPGAFTRTDSVSGWRARPSALPADRPVVFAFLAG, encoded by the coding sequence ATGACCGAGCCGGTGGGCCGCCTCTACCTCGTGCCGAACGCGCTGGACTTCGGCATCGACGGCGCCTCCGAAGCCGTGCCGCTGGACGAGGTGCTGCCGCTGGGCGTGATCCGCATCGCGGCGCGGCTGGATCATTGGGTGGCCGAGAACGCGCGCAGTACGCGCGCTTTCCTCAAGCGCGTGGGCCACATCGTGCCGCTGGCCCGACCACTGCAGCAGATCGAAATCGTCGAGCTGCCGCGCCCAGCCAAGGGCGGCAAGTCCGCGGCCACACCCGATCTCTCGCCCTTGCTGGCATCGGCGCGCGGCGGCGCCGACCTCGGCTTGATCTCCGAAGCCGGACTGCCGGCCGTGGCCGACCCGGGCGCGGCTCTCGTGCAGGCGGCCCACGCCCAAGGGCTCGAAGTGATCGCCCTGCCCGGCCCGAGTTCGCTCCTGCTGGCGCTGGCGGCCAGCGGCCTGAACGGCCAGAGCTTCGCCTTCGTCGGTTACCTGCCGGTCGATGCGGCCGAGCGCACGGCCCGCATTCGCGAACTCGAGGCACTCTCGCGCCGCACGCAACAGACGCAGATCGTCATCGAGACGCCCTACCGCAACGGCGCGCTGCTGGAAGCGCTGCTCGCGCATCTGCAGCCGGCCACCCGCGTGTCGGTGAGCTGTGGCCTCACGGCGCCAGGTGCCTTTACCCGCACCGACAGCGTCTCGGGCTGGCGAGCCCGCCCGTCGGCCTTGCCTGCCGACCGGCCCGTGGTGTTCGCCTTCCTGGCCGGCTGA
- a CDS encoding Maf family nucleotide pyrophosphatase, which yields MTARPPLILASTSRYRRELLERLRLPFEVVSPQVDETPRPGEAPADLAVRLAHAKAAVVAVLHPNAVVIGSDQVAELDGQPIGKPGTHERAVQQLRTMRGRSVVFHTAVAVQRGATGYAGAALAPVTVHFRMLSDAEIEHYLRAEQPYDCAGSAKCETLGIALLQAIESDDPTALVGLPLIRTCELLRAAGFDPLQP from the coding sequence ATGACCGCACGCCCGCCGCTGATCCTCGCCTCCACCTCACGCTACCGACGCGAGTTGCTCGAGCGCCTGCGCCTGCCTTTCGAGGTCGTCTCGCCGCAGGTGGACGAGACACCCAGGCCGGGAGAGGCACCGGCCGACCTGGCCGTGCGGCTGGCGCATGCCAAGGCGGCGGTCGTCGCGGTGCTGCACCCGAACGCCGTAGTGATCGGCTCCGACCAGGTCGCCGAACTCGACGGCCAGCCCATCGGCAAGCCGGGTACGCACGAGCGAGCCGTGCAGCAGCTGCGCACGATGCGCGGGCGCAGTGTGGTGTTCCACACGGCCGTGGCCGTCCAGCGTGGCGCCACAGGCTATGCCGGCGCGGCGCTGGCGCCGGTCACGGTGCACTTTCGCATGCTGTCCGACGCCGAGATCGAACACTACCTGCGCGCCGAGCAGCCCTACGACTGCGCCGGCAGCGCCAAGTGCGAGACGCTGGGCATCGCGCTGCTGCAGGCGATCGAATCCGACGATCCCACGGCGCTGGTCGGCCTGCCGCTGATCCGCACCTGCGAGCTGTTGCGCGCGGCCGGATTCGATCCGCTGCAGCCATGA